The following is a genomic window from Candidatus Eisenbacteria bacterium.
CCTTCAGCATCATGCCGGAGGTCTCCCGGACAACGTTCGGCTTCTCGCAGACGGTGACGCTCTTGTACCCGAACTTCTTCGCGTGCTCGAAGGCGGCGCGCACGATCCGGGTGCACGCGCGCTTCGTGAAGATCCGCGTGGAGACCGCGAGCTCCTCGCGCGGCGCCGATGCGAACGCCTTCATCTTCGGATGGGACATGAGCGCCTGATACACCAGGTCCGGCGGGTTCGTCCACTCGACGCCTGCGTAAAGGCATTCGGTGTTCTGTCGAAAGACAACGACATCGACCTTCGGCTCCTCAAGCGCTCCTTCTCGAGAGCGCCGCACGAAGTTCAGCGGGTTTCCCGGAAACGAGCGGCAGGGGCGGATGCAGACGTCCAAATCGAACCGCTGACGAAGCCCGACGATCGGGCTGTAGTACACGTGTCCCTTTCCGCGGAGCTTCGGATCGAGCTCCTCCGCCGCCTTGTCCTTCGGCTTCGATGTGATCGCACCGAAAAGGCCGATCCGGTGCTTCTCGAGAAGCGCGATCGTTCGGTCCGGAAGGGCGTTCCCCTCGCGGATCCAGAAATCCCATCCGATGTCACCGTGCACGTACTCGGCTTCGAAGCCGACCGCGTCGAGCACGCGGATCGCCTCCGGAAGAACGACCTTCCCGATTCCGTCCCCGGGCATGGCCACGATAGTTCGCTTCAACCCAGCTCCCTCCTGTTCTCTCTCC
Proteins encoded in this region:
- a CDS encoding isocitrate/isopropylmalate dehydrogenase family protein, with translation MPGDGIGKVVLPEAIRVLDAVGFEAEYVHGDIGWDFWIREGNALPDRTIALLEKHRIGLFGAITSKPKDKAAEELDPKLRGKGHVYYSPIVGLRQRFDLDVCIRPCRSFPGNPLNFVRRSREGALEEPKVDVVVFRQNTECLYAGVEWTNPPDLVYQALMSHPKMKAFASAPREELAVSTRIFTKRACTRIVRAAFEHAKKFGYKSVTVCEKPNVVRETSGMMLKVGKEIAREHPGIALWDTNIDAQMMWLTKNPEDYGVIVAGNMFGDIVSDGFAGLVGGLGFACSANLGETCAVFEPTHGSAPKYAELKPSIVNPIAMILSACMMLDHVGETARAEKIRSAIGKVVEEGKVRTYDMMRLPGSAKALDQGAASTERMTDAILDRLGG